Proteins encoded by one window of Abyssisolibacter fermentans:
- a CDS encoding 4Fe-4S binding protein, with product MNIKEIYEYIDKIGCVSFSTIDDGYVQSRIAHFFAFDNDGLYFRTMTVKPFYHQLKANGNVTICGMYPSTQLLGHNDNGSPNFTAGYTIRITGDIKELSTEEVKLKAKSNPDFKTATYDINKYPETRCFCIYKAKGEIYDYDFELEKRDHKLLRTRFSFGGMTYNNAGCIITDKCVGCGKCHEVCTFKAIEKGLPYKINEERCDECGSCYRTCPVAAIEKPLTF from the coding sequence ATGAATATTAAAGAAATATATGAGTATATTGATAAAATAGGATGCGTTTCATTTTCAACAATTGATGATGGGTATGTACAATCTAGGATTGCTCATTTTTTTGCTTTTGATAATGATGGGTTATACTTTAGAACAATGACTGTTAAGCCTTTTTATCACCAGCTTAAGGCAAATGGCAACGTAACTATTTGTGGAATGTATCCATCTACACAGTTATTAGGTCATAATGATAATGGTTCACCAAATTTTACAGCTGGATATACAATAAGGATTACTGGAGATATTAAAGAACTTAGTACAGAGGAAGTTAAATTAAAAGCCAAAAGCAATCCAGATTTTAAAACTGCAACATATGATATAAATAAATACCCTGAAACACGATGTTTTTGTATATATAAAGCAAAAGGAGAAATCTATGATTATGATTTCGAGTTAGAGAAACGTGATCATAAGCTGTTGAGGACAAGATTTTCCTTTGGAGGAATGACTTATAATAATGCAGGGTGCATTATTACTGATAAATGTGTAGGATGTGGAAAATGCCACGAAGTTTGTACTTTTAAGGCAATAGAAAAGGGGTTACCGTATAAAATCAACGAAGAGCGTTGTGATGAATGTGGTTCATGTTATAGGACTTGCCCAGTAGCAGCTATCGAAAAACCGTTAACTTTTTAA
- a CDS encoding TetR/AcrR family transcriptional regulator, with translation MSRIIENPRELILSEAKKILYNEAYSSISIRRIAKECNIAVGTIYNYFPTKKELIIEMMTDFWEEYFYNIESIISSEEDFYAKLKKIFDKLSEFIKRFRKVWLSNGIHSSPDYIESGLEKQDIYINKLITIIEELLKKEVNFHRDKSVKKLDIHKLASFIVMNFISMMQMAYVDYKFFENLLKELIK, from the coding sequence TTGTCTAGAATAATTGAAAATCCTAGAGAACTAATTTTAAGTGAAGCTAAAAAAATCCTATATAATGAAGCATATTCTAGTATCAGTATCAGAAGAATTGCTAAGGAATGTAATATTGCAGTAGGTACAATATATAATTATTTTCCAACTAAAAAAGAATTAATTATAGAGATGATGACAGACTTTTGGGAGGAATATTTTTATAATATTGAAAGTATAATTAGTTCTGAGGAAGACTTTTATGCAAAACTTAAAAAAATATTCGATAAGCTTTCTGAGTTTATAAAAAGATTTAGAAAGGTTTGGCTGAGTAATGGTATTCATTCTTCGCCTGACTATATAGAAAGCGGTTTAGAAAAACAAGATATTTATATTAATAAGCTGATTACAATCATTGAAGAATTGCTAAAAAAAGAAGTGAATTTTCATAGAGATAAGAGTGTAAAAAAATTGGATATACACAAATTAGCTAGTTTCATCGTTATGAATTTTATCTCAATGATGCAAATGGCATACGTTGACTATAAGTTTTTTGAAAATTTATTAAAAGAGTTAATCAAATAA